The segment CTTTGGTGATGGGCCACACCCTGGTGGTGCCCAAACAAGAGGTTGACTACATTTTTGATTTGGATGATGAGACGCTCGCAGCGCTTAATCTTTTTGCCAAGCGTGTAGCCATTGCCGTGAAAAAAGCAGTACCCTGCAAGCGCATTGGTGTTGCGGTAATTGGTCTTGAAGTGCCCCATACGCACATTCACCTGGTGCCTATGAATGCCATGGCCGATATTAATTTTTCGCAACCCAAATTGAAACCATCGCAAGAGGAGTTGGCATCAGTAGCCGGGAAAATCAGGAAAGCTTTTTCAGCAAACGCTTAAGGTTTATTCAGGATAGGTTTAGGTGTTTGTTCTGATTTTTCGACCTAATCGAGAAAATCAATATCCACATTTAAAGGATAACGCATCAGGTAGCTGATGGCCTGCTTTACGGTAAGGTCTTCAAAAAGAACTTTATAAAGAGTGTTTGTGATGGGCGCCCTCAGTTTATAGTAGTCGGCACACTTTTTAACAATGCGCACCGTGTTAACCCCTTCGGCAATTTCGTCCATGCTGGCTAAAATTTCTTCGAGCGTCATGCCTTGTGCCAGTTTATAACCTACCTGGAAGTTGCGGCTTAAGGTACTGTTGCTGGTAGTCACCAGGTCGCCAATTCCGGCTACGCCCAGAAAAGCCTTTACATTTCCGCCCAGCGCCCGCCCCACGTGGATCATCTCAACTACCCCACGACTGATGAGCAGGCCCCGGGCGTTTTCGCCATACCCCATACCGCTTAATGCACCCGATGCAATGGCAATTATGTTTTTTAATACCCCGGCCAGTTCTACACCTATTAATTCGTTGTTGCCGTACACCTGAAACCGATCGTTACGCAATAAACGCTTACCTAAACTAATC is part of the Cyclobacteriaceae bacterium genome and harbors:
- a CDS encoding HIT family protein, with protein sequence MATIFTRIISREIPGHIVAEDDRFIAFLDIMPLVMGHTLVVPKQEVDYIFDLDDETLAALNLFAKRVAIAVKKAVPCKRIGVAVIGLEVPHTHIHLVPMNAMADINFSQPKLKPSQEELASVAGKIRKAFSANA
- a CDS encoding NAD(P)-dependent glycerol-3-phosphate dehydrogenase, with translation MTSKNLSDTRPVGVIGAGNFGSAVANLLARQRNVLLYVRDEKVSNRISQTRENRGHTIHKNVTPTNDLEYLARACEVIFPIVPSSHFRSMMKKLSPHLHPYHILIHGTKGLDITLPKGHTIESVTKLNRSQVKTMSEVIREESVVVRVGCLAGPNLSKELAARHPAATVIASPFNEVISLGKRLLRNDRFQVYGNNELIGVELAGVLKNIIAIASGALSGMGYGENARGLLISRGVVEMIHVGRALGGNVKAFLGVAGIGDLVTTSNSTLSRNFQVGYKLAQGMTLEEILASMDEIAEGVNTVRIVKKCADYYKLRAPITNTLYKVLFEDLTVKQAISYLMRYPLNVDIDFLD